The following is a genomic window from Solanum lycopersicum chromosome 6, SLM_r2.1.
ACTAGGGAAGCTTTAATTaagtgaagaaaatttcaagGCAAGAGGATTTGTGTCAAGATTACAAGgcataatgtgattatatgaatgttaattactaaaatatcgaagcttgatgtatttatttttatttatttatttgtcgaGATCAGAACTATGGTAAGACCCCTCCATTTATGTAGTTAAATATCACTTCCATTAACTAGTcttccaaatattttaattttttatggtcaaaagttgaatgtttattactataactttgtttcaatttgcattatcaagaaaaaacaggaaaaaaattgtcttagaatttttctatttttcgttGGTTGCATTATGCTAAACTTGCTCCTATATATGAtactttttctttgtatttgtaattttgttttaagaatatatttgattgaagggttattttttgctttagaaAATGAGACAAATACGATTATAAAAATAGTGTATAAGACATGCAAAACAATTAATGCTTACAAgtctaatttcaaattattaataattatatttttgcattttaaattttaaatatttgtaaagaatCATTCTTACATGTGCTTGTGGATAAAATCTATAGTTTTTcgataattttcattaaaattatcatgagATCCAAATCTCAAAGTCAAAAAAATGATATACTAAAATGCTTAAGAAGTTAGAAGATCTTTTATCCTTTGACCAAATATTGCtgctattaattttttaacaaaaaaatgtaaaatatattttaacaaacttttaaTTGTAAGAATACTAATATTGTCATTTTGACTCTCCACTaaattaaaatctgatttatttaattaaatattaatattttatttgtataattacataatttgaaTACCAATCATTGCACTTTAAATCTTAGTTATTTCCTTctaataagttttttatttataaattttaattacttaattgcATTCTACTTAATGAGAAGGAGAATTTCATCTTTTACTAATTAATGTCAAACATTTTATCTTCttgaaatgtataaatattaatttaatttcaacatttttatgagacaaaaaagacattttaagaAAGTTAATCATAAGATAGTATGCCtccatttttgtttttgctactttattttatcttttaaaacaaatatataatttctatatcaaaattataataaagggaggactaaatgtaaaaaaaattcttcaagttAATTATACattacaaacatttttttaaaagttaaattgttaATCATTTTATTCATCGTTATGAAGtgaacgtgcaacgcacgtgtcCATATACTAGTgtagaaaaaaaactaaactaaatatGAACCACCGTACGCACATACAGCTGTTGATAATTGGGATTTTTATATTAAGTCATGTTGGAATTCCTCAACAAAAGATTGCAAAGCTAATGTAACCTAAATAAAAGATTACAAAGCTATAtaacctaaggaattataaactctaattcctagagaaattataaactctaattcctagttaagaaattataaactctaatttctagctATTTAAAGACACAAAACCCCCTTCTAATGTTCTTCAAGTTCTACAACTTGTCGAACAACTCCTACTCACAAACTCAGATTGTAAACAAGACTCTTGAATACAATCTTATAATTTTTCCTCACAAATTGCAACACTCccaataaatctcaaaactctttCAAACCTCTTGATCGTATTTTAATCTTTTCTCTATGTAAGTGCGAAATTTTTTCTGATGCAAATAGCTCCCTATTTATAGATTAGAACTTCAACAACTCCTTGTATAATTCAACTTGTATTTGCCTTCTCCAAGTCGTTGTTGACTTCTACTTGGACTCtttttctacagaatttccttaaataaataagaaagcaCAATTTCCTTAAATAGGAATTAGTTTTCCTTCTTTCGCTTGGCTTTGAACTCCTTTATAAAAGGAAACTTTCTGTATTGGTTgcttgtcaaaaaaaaataaaataattccaCAACTTTATAACTTCTAATTCACGTGGTTGACGTTTTCCTTATCCAAGTCTGATTCGTTCTGTAAGGAACACGTCTGTACAACCTGTTTCTGTTAGGTTGTTAGGTTATTGTTTTTTCATTAACAGTTTCTTTCATCTGTTCCTGtatttgtcaattatcaaaatgTTTATCATTCTAACAAATTtctcctttttgatgatgacaattATACATTTCGAACTCAGCAAATAAGACAcacatctttcttcttttgctATGTTACTACTACAACTCCTTAGCTTTGCCATACTTCAAAACAACGACACTTTAacaaattccccctttttgacTATGACAAATTCTATCTGCTTGCATTGAATAGTTACACATAACTCATATGCAGCTgcttcccccttttgacatcaggcaaaaataaaactttgaagGCATACACTACAGTAAGAGAAACAAATTCTATACTCATGGTCACTAGGGCTAACACCTACACATCACCTAAAAATCAAGAACTCAGTTAGCTATAGCACAAGATCTGCACAAACATATGAGATAGACATGAACCTGAAACTCAAACCCAACATAAACATTAATCAAAAAGCATATACAccaaaaatgtattaaaaataaagatagaatcaAGAAATTGTGGTGAGAAATAATTTGGAAGTCAAAGGCTAGAGTGACTAGGTAATACCAAAAGatgaaagaattaataaaaGTCATTTTTCAGCAACAACGATATCTTTTGGATTAACAAAATTAGTAGCCTTCTCAATTTCAAAGTTAACCTTGGTCTATGCACGCTcaattcctttttttaattacttttaaggAACTTGTTTAATCAATCATGTTCCTTCTGCAGAAACAATTGTTCActcatctttaatttcaataGAGTCAGCATGAGGAacaaattttcttgaatatcACTTGTAAAGAAACATGTTCTCTTAATCTGTTCCCTGGACGTGTACTATCAGGTGCAACaccaattataatttttttatatcaatccGAAATTCCAGTTTATATGATTTCTAATAGAAGAACTAGGTTCGATAAATGGATCTCTCATCGATTCCCCCTTACTAGATGCACCCAAGTTGAGTTTAACAAGTGAACTTAGTTCAAGTATAGGGTCTCCAAAATATTCCCCCTCATAATGTAAATCCTCCAAGACTTTACTCAATACAAAAGATTTCCCCTAAGAACCAACACACTCTACTTTCTTAATCTATATTTATAAGGCACCAAAGTAGAGGTGTCCTCCATCAAATTCATCTCAACCATAGACCATCACATTGGGATAAGACTTTTTaagaagatatttattttgatagtatttagggcatgaatatcttttgTGACAAGTGGTTCAAGTGCATTGACTTTATACTTAATCATGAATAATTATAGTGCACATACCTTAGATCTCTGGATAATGCTGAATTTTGCTTCAATTTTACCAAGTCTCTCTCCTGTGCTAGATGCAAATACAATGTTATAGTGCATGGGTAGCATGACTTTAAAAGTGGTATAGAGACATACAACTTAATGTACAAAATCTGAGCATAGAATTCAAGATTAGAGGGCAATATGTGCAATGTTGATTAGCCATTTAGAGATACTCATGTGACCTTAATCATCCccaagttttaaatttttctttttgaaagtgTTTTCCTTGGCTGATCAtatttttgattgattgatcATTTGAGTGCGCGTAATTGTTAGATACTGCACATGCTTCTTTCagtattttcacttttttttacacttttttttcCAGTCAATGTTATTCATCCATTCCtgtttcctttttctttcaAGCGAGAGAAATTTCTTCTAGTTTCAATCATGCATCTAAAGCAACACGTTCAATTGGTGAATGTTGCCTGCTTCCTCTCACTTTACTTGCAAATTCAAAGGTTAGAGTTAGGAACCCAGACTAGCTTGGGTCCTTTGTTTTGATCAAAAAGATAAATAAGATCTCTACGAGCCCATTTGTGCAGACTGTTTTTAGGAATATACCTGTTCCTCTAAACAGTTTCATAAGttccttttgttttattttctccaGTAGCTTTGTATTTATGACAATATTGTTTAGGGTGACTTGAGTTACcacaaataatacaaaacaTAGGATTCCCATTTATGGGATGTTCATACCCTATTCCAGTTTTAATGTTCCTATTATTGTTACCTAGATGGGTTACTATCATGGAGGATTTTGTCCACTTATTTGCTCTTGCCAGATCACTTCTCATCCTAGTCAATTCAAGATTTATTCTCctagattttttcttttctagttttaagttatttttgagtTTGTCGACCTTAAGTTTTTGGTCAGACAGTTCACCCCCTTtttctttaccaagaactttTAGTTTTAGATTCTCTGTTCTTAGTTCCAGATTGTGAGATTCAAGTTGATTGATTTTACTTTGAAGGTCATATTTGTTCTTATTAAGATCAATGTGCTCAAACTTTAAGCTAGACAGGAAAGCAAGTAGTTGACTCTTGGTGTTAACAAGTTCTTGAATTGTGTCTATGGAAGCAAGCAATAGGAATGAAAGCTTTTTCTAAGAGAACTTTACTAGTTTATCATTTAGGTTTAGAAATTTTACCTCAGTTTCTTCAGAGTTTGATTCAGGTTCAACATCTGATTCTTCTATCGCCATCAAAGCAATGtcctcatcatcttcttcatacaTGTCCGATGAATCTGTTCCCCAAGCTGCATACATtgcttgttctttttctttgtttttctttttattaaagagttcctttctttttcagttttttcctttttccattCTAATTCCCACATTGGGCAATCCTTGATCTGATGATCTGTCTTACCACACTTGAAGCAGCCTCCACTTTGTGGTCTCTCaagatttctttctttttggggTAGTGATTTCTTGCTAGCGTTTAATCTTCTTTTTAAGAGTTTCTTGAAGTTCTTACTTATTAGAGCAAGATCATCATTATCTATGTCAGATTCATCACTTTCAGTTGCTTTAAATCCaagatttttctctttatttcctTCACCTCTTTTGTCAACATTCATCTCATAAGTTTTGAGCTTTCCAACTAATTCATCCAGAGTCATATTGGGGCTTCTCTAATTGCAGTGACTTTTATTTACGAAGACCTAGGTAGAGTTCTAAGTACTTTGTCGACCTGTTCCTCAGTGGTGTATACTTTGCCCAAGGATATTAATTCGTTTACCACAGTGGTGAATCTAGTAATCATATCTTGAAGAGATTCTTCGGACTTCATCTTAAAGGCTTCACATTCAGAACAAAGTCTGATAATTCTGAATTTACGCACTTGAGTTGTACCTTCGTGAACATTTTGTAAAGTGTcccatatttgttttgcagAGGTACAACTAGAGATGCGATTAAACTCATCAATTCCTAGTCCACATACGATAATGCACTTGGCTTTTGCATTTTCCCCTAGCATCTTGTAGTCAGCTTCTCCGTATTTTTCAGTAGGTTTAGGTACCTTATTCCCTTCACTATCAGTAATAGTAGGAATTAATGGTCCATTAGTAATTCTAACCCATAGTTCGCAATCTCAGCTTGAATGAAGTCTTCCATCCTAGTCTTCCACCAAGAGTAGTATTCTCCATTAAATAATGGTGGTTTGTTGATGTGTTGCCCATGACCATGCCCAAGAGGAGGTGCAAAATTCATAATTGTCTTATCTTGAGTTATTGAACTCTTCAAAGATAACCTGCTCTAATACCAATTTTGGAATTCTACCCTCTTGAATTCTTCACAGTAACACGTACAGACAACGTGTTTCTATTTGTTTGAAACTTAATGATAATCAATTCGAACAATTCAAACctaaacttaattatttttatacctTCTTAACGTGTATGACtaattattaacatgtcatgcACTGAGTTATTTGtttatactcatttatattTCCACAACATGTCATGTAGTACTACTATATATTTATAGTATCACTCTTCATTCTTCAATATATCTCCATtaatttatgatgatgatgaagttgTGAGATTtgagaaagatgaagaaattataATGATGAAATTGACACGAGGAACAAAGAAGCGGGATGTTATCTCCATCTATGGAATGCCTGGACTTGGTAAAACAACTTTGACAAGGAAGGTGTACAACAATCCCTATATTGTTAATTACTTTGATGTTAAAACATGGTGTGCTGTGTCACAAGCATATAATAGGAAGAAGTTGTTGGCAGAGATTTTTAACCAAACAACACGTAGAGAAATGGATGAAGATGATGACATAGCTGATTTGTTGCGCAAGAGTCTAGAGGAAGAAGATATCTCATTGTATTAGATGACATTTGGGATGTCGAGGCATGGGAAGATTTAGGAACATGTTTCCCTCAAGGTAAATATGGAAGCAAAGTAATGGTCAGTCACAACACAAATTGAACATGTGGCTAAGCATCTTCAGCACCACGGTGATCCttattctcttatttttctAACATCCACACAGAGTTGGAAATTATTGGAGAATAAGTTATCTCGAAGAGAGAGATGTCCCCTGGATCTACTGGAAGCAGGTTTGAGAGTTGCCCAACACTGTAAGGGATTGCCTCTTATGGTTGTCCTTGTCGCTGGATTTATTGCCAAAATGGAAAGGGAGCTCGAGGTTGCGAATGATTTAAGTTCCCTTGTTTTAGGAGAGCAGAGTATGAAGGTTATACAATCAAGTTATGAACATTTAGAAGACCATTAAAGCCTTGACTTCTTTACATGGCATTGTTTCTAGAGGACCATAAGATTCTAGTGACGATCTGCTGAAGCTGCGGATGGCTGAAGTGTTTGTATTGAATGCTGAAACAACGAACATGGAGGAAGCATCTCATAATTGCTTGAGAGATTTGCTTAATAGAAGCCTTGTAATGGTCTCTGGGATGAgaattaatgagttaataactttgaaggtcactcaactatcaatTGTTTTTCATAGAATGTCACTCATCTttcaattttaactcaaaagtcactcaataaTGATTTCTTTGcatagaaagtcactcaactttcattttcaacttaaaagtcactcaactatgacTTCTTTGcacaaaaagtcactcaacctatttaattattttttcattttccctactttattcttcttcttatttatataaatttattacacATTATCAATACGAGACTCTACcatatttaaatgtatatacATTGAAATAGACCAATGCTACAAATTATAGTCACACAAAAGCAAAAGACGGGCAGGTAATTGTTTCAATATTATTACATGGTTAGTATGCCACAAACTTTGGATAGTACTGCAATAttattccaaaaaataaaatgtatgttTCTAACCACCATTGTTGTATGAGTTATGTTAATGCTTCATACTCAAAAAGGTTCCCTCTTTTCTGTTGGGTATGTCTGCCCTGAGTTTTTTACCatacatatgttttttttttaataaaaggtgTGGATTGtctattcttttttttgg
Proteins encoded in this region:
- the LOC138349397 gene encoding putative late blight resistance protein homolog R1B-12, producing the protein MKLTRGTKKRDVISIYGMPGLGKTTLTRKVYNNPYIVNYFDVKTWCAVSQAYNRKKLLAEIFNQTTRREMDEDDDIADLLRKSLEEEDISFWKLLENKLSRRERCPLDLLEAGLRVAQHCKGLPLMVVLVAGFIAKMERELEVANDLSSLVLGEQSMKVIQSSYEHLEDH